Below is a genomic region from Bacteroidales bacterium.
GTTTTATAATAGTTGACAATAGTTCTCTTGCATTATCTTCAAGTTTATCCACATTAAAAGAGGATTTTCCTATAGAAGAATGAATAATTCCATATTTGTCAACTTTAAAATCTATTTTTCCTGCTTTTACATCAGAAACAGCTTTTGCAATATCCATAGTAACTGTACCTGTTTTAGGATTAGGCATCAAGCCTCTTGGACCTAAAATTTTACCAAGTGCACCAACTTTGGGCATCACATTAGGAGTGGTGATTACAACGTCAACATCTGTCCAGCCACCTTTAATCTTAGTGATAAATTCATCAAGACCAACGTGGTCTGCACCAGCAGCTTTAGCTTCGTCTTCCTTTTCAGGACCACAAAGAACTAAAACTCTGACAGTTTTCCCTGTACCGTGTGGAAGCGTCACAGTACCGCGAACCATTTGGTTTGCTTTTCTAGGGTCAACTCCGAGTCGAACGTCTAAATCAACAGAAGAATCAAATTTTGTATAAGAAATTTCTTTAACAAGTTTTAATGCATCTGTTAATGTATATAGAGCAGCTTTGTCAATTTTGCTTAATGCTTCTTTTCTTTTTTTGGAAATTCTCGCCATGTCTTTTTATTTAAATGTTAAGCATTAATTTCGAATGGAGCCGTACCAGTTATTTTTATACCCATGCTACGGGCGGTACCTGCAATCATTCGCATTGCCGATTCAACAGTAAAGCAATTTAGGTCAACCATTTTTGCTTCAGCTATTTCTTTAACTTGATCCCAACTTAAGGAGCCGATTTTACTTCTGTTTGGTTCACCAGAACCTTTTTGAATTTTAGCTTTTTCAACAAGTTGTACAGCTACAGGAGGTGTTTTAACTATAAAGTCAAAAGATTTGTCTTTATATACAGTAATAATACAAGGGAGTAATTTGCCAGCTTGTTCTTGCGTACGTGCGTTAAACTGCTTGCAAAATTCCATAATATTAACACCTTTTGCTCCAAGAGCAGGACCTACTGGAGGAGATGGATTTGCAGCTCCTCCTTTAATTTGCAATTTTATTAATCCAGCAATTTCTTTTGCCATGATATCTTTTTTTTTCTCGTTATTTATTCTTTTTCTACTTGCATAAAACTTAATTCTAGTGGGGTTTTTCTTCCAAAAATCTTCACCATTACTTTAAGCTTTTTGCGTTCTTCATTTACTTCTTCTACGATTCCAGAAAAACTATTAAAAGGACCATCAATAACTCTAACTGATTCTCCAACAAGGAACACTTCATACATTTCTTCACTTTGATCAGCTAATTCATCAACTTTTCCTAGAATACGGTTAATTTCATTTTGTCGTATTGGGACAGCCTCTCCTTTTTTAGAGCCTAAAAAACCAAGCACTCCAGGAATGTTTTTAATAACGTGCTCAATTTCACTATTTAATGAGGCTTCTATTAGAATGTATCCAGGGAAAAAATTCCTTTCTTTAGGAACTTTTTTACCGTTACGAATTTGAAAGATTTTTTCAATAGGTATTAGAACGCGAGAAACATATTCTTGCAAACCAAGACTTGCAATTTCGTTTTCGATATATTGCTTAATCTTGTTTTCGCTTCCGCTTACTGCACGAATCACATACCATTTTTTCGGTTCGGTACTCATTAGGATACTTTCTATTTTATTTAATTTTAATTAAAACAATCCGTAAATAAGTTTTAGAATGTTTTCAAAGGTAAGGTCCATTGCTAATACTACTAATGCAATGATTAGAGATGCAATAGAGACAATAACAGCGCTTTCTGATAGTTCAGCCCAAGTTGGCCAACTAACTTTATTCAACATTTCGTCTTTTGTTTCCCGGATATTTCTTATTAATTTACGCATCTTTTTTATCTCTGTCCTTGTGCACGGGTGGTAGGGATCGAACCCACAGCCTACGGTTTTGGAGACCGCCACTCTACCAATTGAGCTACACCCGTGTGAAAAGCAGTTTTTTTAAAAAAAACTGCTTTCCTAAAGGTTATTAATTTAGTCCAAAATTTCTGTTACCTGACCTGCTCCTACTGTACGTCCACCTTCACGAATAGCAAAACGCAAGTTTTGATTCATAGCAATTTCTGTTATAAGATTTACAGTAATTGATAAGTTATCACCAGGCATAACCATTTCTACACCATCTGGAAGAATAACTTCACCAGTTACGTCAGTTGTGCGGAAATAGAATTGAGGACGGTATTTATTATGAAATGGTGTATGACGTCCACCTTCTTCTTTTTTCAAAATAACTACTTCAGCTTTGAATTGTTTATGAGGTTTAATAGAACCAGGTTTAGCAATAACCATACCACGACGGATTTCATTTTTGTCTATACCGCGTAGTAATAGTCCTACGTTGTCACCAGCTTCACCTCTATCCAAAATTTTACGGAACATTTCAACACCAGTTACAACAGATTTTAATTTTTCAGCACCTAAACCAAGTATATCAACAGGATCACCTGTGTTTATTACACCAGTTTCGATACGTCCTGTAGCAACTGTGCCACGTCCTGTAATTGAGAAAACATCTTCTACAGGCATTAGGAAATCTTTATCAACCGCTCTTGTTGGAATTGGAATGTAGTTGTCAACAGCTTCCATAAGTTCTAATACTTTTTCAACCCATTTAGGTTCTTTGTTAAGAGCACCAAGAGCTGAACCACGAATAATAGGAGTGTTATCTCCGTCAAATCCGTAGAAACTTAATAGGTCGCGGATGTCCATTTCTACTAGGTCGAGTAGTTCTGGGTCATCAACAAGGTCAACCTTATTCATAAAAACAACAATTTTTGGAACGCCTACTTGTCTAGCCAACAATATATGTTCACGAGTTTGAGGCATAGGACCATCAGTTGAAGCAACAACTAAAATAGCGCCGTCCATTTGAGCAGCACCTGTTACCATGTTTTTTACGTAGTCAGCGTGACCAGGACAGTCAACGTGAGCATAGTGACGATTAGCTGTTTGGTATTCAACATGAGAAGTATTAATAGTAATACCACGTTCTTTTTCTTCAGGAGCATTGTCGATAGAATCGAATGTTCTGAATTCTGCAAAACCTTGTTCTGCAAGGTTTAGTGTAATAGCAGCAGTTAAAGTTGTTTTACCGTGGTCAACGTGACCGATTGTTCCAATATTAACGTGCGGCTTACTGCGATCAAATTTTTCTTTTGCCATGCTTTTTTTTGTTTTTTGTTACTGTTTTTTTATAATACTATATTCAAGAGCCTTTGGCGAGAGTTGAACTCGCGACCCCTTCCTTACCAAGGAAGTGCTCTACCCCTGAGCTACAAAGGCAATCTTTAGAGCGGAAGACGGGGCTCGAACCCGCCACCTAAAGCTTGGAAGGCTTTCGCTCTACCAAATGAGCTACTTCCGCGTGTAATTTACGTGGGGAGAGGAGGATTCGAACCTCCGAAGGCTTAGCCAACAGATTTACAGTCTGCCCCATTTGACCGCTCTGGTATCTCCCCGATAAATTAAAAATTTTATTGAGCCGATGAAGGGACTCGAACCCCCGACAGGCGGTTTACAAAACCGCTACTCTACCAACTGAGTTACATCGGCAATAAAATATGATACTTTCACAATGTTAAACAACTTTCCTTTTTGGTTTTCATGTTGAAAAAAACAGTCCCTCCAAAAAGGGACTGCAAAATTACAAACATTTTTTTATTCACCAAACATTTTTTAAAAAATTTTTTAATTATTGTGTTTTTTCTTTGTTTTTTGCTAATTGTTTTTTTAATGCATCTGTCGATAAATCAATAGCTTCCTCAAAAGTTTTGCATTGTTTTTTAGCAAATAAGTCGTTACCTGGAACATTTAGCCTGATTTCGGCTATTTTATTTTCTTGATTTGATGAATTTTCTAAGCGTAGAGTAACATCTGCGCTCATCAAATTATCGTAATTTGCATACAACTTTCCTATTTTTTCATGGATAAAATCTTCAAGTTTTTTGTCTGTTTTGAATTTTACTGAATTGATGTTGATTTTCATAATAATCCTCCTTTGTTTTTAAGATTTTGGATGGGTTTTATCGTAAACTTTTTTTAATTGTTTTATATTTGTGTGCGTGTAAATTTGTGTAGAAGCTAAACTAGAGTGTCCGAGCAAATCCTTTATTGATTTTAGGTCTGCTCCGTTTTGGAGTAGGTGAGTTGCAAAAGTGTGCCTTAATACATGTGGGCTTTTTTTGCTAAGATTAGTGTTTTCGGAAAGAAAATCATTAACTATTCTGTAAACAAATTTAGGGTATAATTGCTTTCCGCTATTTGTCAAGAAGAAGTTATTGTCAATTTCCGAGGCTTCAAAAAAATCTTTTTTTAGTTTATTATATTGATTTATTCTTAAAAGAAGTTCGTTGCTGAATGGAATAATTCTTTCCTTATCTCTTTTTCCTCTTATTTTTATTAGTAATTTATGATAATCTATATCGCTAT
It encodes:
- a CDS encoding 50S ribosomal protein L1, yielding MARISKKRKEALSKIDKAALYTLTDALKLVKEISYTKFDSSVDLDVRLGVDPRKANQMVRGTVTLPHGTGKTVRVLVLCGPEKEDEAKAAGADHVGLDEFITKIKGGWTDVDVVITTPNVMPKVGALGKILGPRGLMPNPKTGTVTMDIAKAVSDVKAGKIDFKVDKYGIIHSSIGKSSFNVDKLEDNARELLSTIIKLKPTSTKGTYMKSVYVSSTMSPGVHVDIKSISN
- the rplK gene encoding 50S ribosomal protein L11, with amino-acid sequence MAKEIAGLIKLQIKGGAANPSPPVGPALGAKGVNIMEFCKQFNARTQEQAGKLLPCIITVYKDKSFDFIVKTPPVAVQLVEKAKIQKGSGEPNRSKIGSLSWDQVKEIAEAKMVDLNCFTVESAMRMIAGTARSMGIKITGTAPFEINA
- the nusG gene encoding transcription termination/antitermination factor NusG; the protein is MSTEPKKWYVIRAVSGSENKIKQYIENEIASLGLQEYVSRVLIPIEKIFQIRNGKKVPKERNFFPGYILIEASLNSEIEHVIKNIPGVLGFLGSKKGEAVPIRQNEINRILGKVDELADQSEEMYEVFLVGESVRVIDGPFNSFSGIVEEVNEERKKLKVMVKIFGRKTPLELSFMQVEKE
- the secE gene encoding preprotein translocase subunit SecE: MRKLIRNIRETKDEMLNKVSWPTWAELSESAVIVSIASLIIALVVLAMDLTFENILKLIYGLF
- the tuf gene encoding elongation factor Tu, which encodes MAKEKFDRSKPHVNIGTIGHVDHGKTTLTAAITLNLAEQGFAEFRTFDSIDNAPEEKERGITINTSHVEYQTANRHYAHVDCPGHADYVKNMVTGAAQMDGAILVVASTDGPMPQTREHILLARQVGVPKIVVFMNKVDLVDDPELLDLVEMDIRDLLSFYGFDGDNTPIIRGSALGALNKEPKWVEKVLELMEAVDNYIPIPTRAVDKDFLMPVEDVFSITGRGTVATGRIETGVINTGDPVDILGLGAEKLKSVVTGVEMFRKILDRGEAGDNVGLLLRGIDKNEIRRGMVIAKPGSIKPHKQFKAEVVILKKEEGGRHTPFHNKYRPQFYFRTTDVTGEVILPDGVEMVMPGDNLSITVNLITEIAMNQNLRFAIREGGRTVGAGQVTEILD
- the raiA gene encoding ribosome-associated translation inhibitor RaiA, whose product is MKININSVKFKTDKKLEDFIHEKIGKLYANYDNLMSADVTLRLENSSNQENKIAEIRLNVPGNDLFAKKQCKTFEEAIDLSTDALKKQLAKNKEKTQ